One part of the Paenibacillus silvisoli genome encodes these proteins:
- a CDS encoding AraC family transcriptional regulator produces the protein MTFFPDYLKNYPNMDTAFPLHMSLNSLKQGFRAHRHDFLEFSYVVEGRGWESINDVKHEMAPGTFTFVQPYQVHEIFTEPGSTLVLYNCNFSMDLLMGAGHGDGLADLIEPSSLEPYTTFTGHMQERVRFLAADMLKEYRGEEPWRQTMLQARLKELLVCFDRERKALARTAEAARTTETEVDVPGLQSPPFASAASHAKTSASVWPIIHYIHRNYREELTLSQLSERFGMSVSRISEVIKETTGQTFVHFVHDLRLRHASSLLVSTDYSVVDVALEVGFGSYKTFARIFRERKGMVPMAYRKAKRPL, from the coding sequence ATGACCTTTTTTCCGGACTACTTGAAAAATTACCCGAACATGGATACCGCCTTCCCGCTGCATATGAGCCTCAACTCGCTCAAGCAGGGATTCCGGGCGCACCGGCACGATTTTCTCGAATTCTCGTACGTCGTCGAAGGACGCGGCTGGGAGAGCATCAATGACGTCAAGCACGAAATGGCGCCAGGCACGTTCACGTTCGTCCAACCTTACCAGGTGCATGAAATCTTTACCGAACCGGGCAGCACGCTCGTCCTCTATAACTGCAATTTCAGCATGGATCTGCTGATGGGCGCAGGCCATGGCGACGGCTTGGCCGACTTGATCGAACCTAGCTCGCTTGAGCCTTACACAACGTTCACCGGACACATGCAGGAACGAGTGCGATTTCTCGCAGCCGACATGCTGAAGGAGTACAGGGGAGAGGAACCGTGGCGGCAGACGATGCTGCAGGCAAGATTGAAGGAGCTGCTCGTGTGCTTCGACCGCGAGCGCAAAGCGTTAGCGAGAACGGCCGAGGCGGCACGAACGACGGAAACCGAGGTTGACGTCCCGGGCCTGCAAAGTCCGCCGTTCGCTTCAGCCGCCTCTCACGCCAAAACAAGCGCGTCCGTCTGGCCGATCATCCACTACATCCACCGCAACTACCGGGAGGAGCTGACGCTGTCGCAGCTGTCGGAGCGGTTCGGAATGAGCGTCTCCCGCATCAGCGAAGTGATCAAGGAGACGACCGGCCAAACGTTCGTCCACTTCGTGCACGACCTCCGGCTTCGCCATGCGAGCAGCCTGCTGGTGTCGACCGATTACAGCGTCGTCGATGTCGCGCTCGAGGTCGGCTTCGGCTCGTACAAGACGTTCGCCCGCATCTTCCGCGAACGCAAAGGCATGGTGCCGATGGCGTACCGCAAAGCAAAGAGGCCCCTGTAA